A region of Rickettsiales bacterium DNA encodes the following proteins:
- a CDS encoding acetyl-CoA C-acetyltransferase — protein sequence MSDIVIVAAKRTAIERFLGGFSSLAAHELGAAVISNLLEETGIPAEAVSEVILGQVLTAGHGMNPARQASLGANLPIGTPAWTINQVCGSGLRTVALASQAIANGDSDIVIAGGQESMSNSPHVAHLRDGVKMGNGKLIDTMVYDGLTDIFNGYHMGITAENVAKEYELSRVDQDATALASQDKYQAALASGKFTDEIVPVTIKHRKGDVTVDTDEHPRATTMEILGGLRPAFDKEGTVTAGNASGINDGAAAVMMMSRETAQKHGLTPLATIKSWAQAGVDPKVMGTGPIPATKKALEKAGWTHNDLDLIESNEAFAAQALAVNKGMDWDTDKVNVNGGSIALGHPIGASGCRILVTLLHEMKRRDAKKGLATLCIGGGMGIALCVER from the coding sequence ATGTCTGATATCGTTATTGTTGCTGCTAAACGTACCGCTATCGAGCGTTTCTTGGGCGGGTTTTCATCCCTCGCGGCACATGAACTCGGCGCGGCTGTTATCAGCAATCTATTAGAAGAAACTGGCATACCTGCTGAAGCGGTGTCCGAAGTGATTTTAGGGCAAGTTTTGACAGCGGGTCACGGTATGAACCCCGCTCGTCAGGCCTCTTTGGGTGCAAACTTGCCGATTGGAACTCCCGCATGGACTATTAATCAAGTGTGTGGCTCAGGCTTACGTACAGTTGCTCTAGCCTCTCAAGCGATTGCCAATGGCGATAGTGATATTGTGATCGCCGGTGGTCAGGAAAGCATGAGTAACTCTCCACACGTGGCTCACTTGCGCGATGGCGTAAAGATGGGCAATGGTAAGCTGATCGATACCATGGTTTATGATGGCCTAACGGACATCTTCAACGGCTATCACATGGGGATCACCGCTGAGAATGTGGCGAAAGAATATGAGCTAAGCCGTGTAGATCAAGATGCCACAGCCCTCGCCTCTCAAGATAAATACCAAGCGGCGCTTGCGAGTGGAAAATTCACTGACGAAATCGTGCCCGTCACGATCAAGCATCGCAAAGGTGATGTAACGGTGGATACAGATGAGCACCCACGTGCTACCACGATGGAAATACTGGGTGGTTTGCGCCCCGCTTTCGATAAAGAAGGCACGGTAACAGCGGGTAATGCATCGGGCATTAATGACGGCGCTGCCGCTGTTATGATGATGTCTCGTGAAACAGCACAGAAACATGGGCTGACTCCGCTCGCAACGATTAAATCATGGGCGCAGGCCGGTGTGGATCCGAAAGTCATGGGTACAGGTCCTATCCCTGCCACGAAAAAAGCGCTCGAGAAAGCCGGTTGGACGCATAATGATTTAGATCTGATCGAATCGAACGAAGCGTTTGCCGCACAAGCGTTGGCAGTCAATAAAGGCATGGACTGGGATACGGACAAGGTAAATGTGAATGGCGGATCCATTGCATTAGGTCACCCAATTGGTGCCTCAGGTTGCCGTATATTAGTTACTTTATTACACGAAATGAAACGTCGTGACGCGAAAAAAGGCCTTGCTACTTTATGTATTGGTGGCGGCATGGGCATCGCGCTTTGCGTTGAACGATAG